A single region of the Acidobacteriota bacterium genome encodes:
- a CDS encoding 50S ribosomal protein L22 gives MNFAEQEFRAEARFQRVSPQKVRLVLDLIKGRRVEDAMNTLAFTKKGIAPSIEKLLRSAVENANYLGQEKGLDVDVDQLYVKRAIANDGPRMKRIRPAPMGRAYRYQRRMAHIEIALAERLRAESAGAATVVGEKSATTKKRTPGKAAKKKTASKKATAKG, from the coding sequence ATGAATTTTGCTGAACAGGAATTTCGAGCAGAAGCCCGCTTTCAGCGTGTCTCGCCGCAGAAGGTACGCTTGGTTTTGGATCTGATTAAAGGCCGTCGCGTGGAAGATGCGATGAATACGCTTGCTTTTACCAAAAAGGGAATCGCTCCCTCGATCGAGAAGCTGCTGCGCTCCGCGGTCGAGAACGCGAACTATCTTGGGCAGGAGAAGGGTCTGGATGTCGATGTCGATCAGCTCTATGTGAAGCGGGCGATCGCCAACGATGGTCCTCGCATGAAACGTATCCGTCCGGCTCCGATGGGAAGGGCATATCGCTACCAGCGCCGCATGGCACACATTGAAATCGCTCTTGCGGAACGGCTTCGCGCAGAAAGTGCCGGTGCTGCGACCGTAGTAGGTGAGAAGAGCGCGACTACCAAGAAGCGCACGCCCGGCAAAGCCGCAAAAAAGAAGACCGCCTCGAAGAAAGCAACGGCGAAAGGATAA
- a CDS encoding 30S ribosomal protein S19, which produces MARSTKKGPFIDEHLMVKIETMNRANDKKVVRTWSRRSTIHPDMVGHTIAVHNGRKFIPVYISENMVGHKLGEFSQTRNFKGHSVKAAATETAAKPAPAPAPAK; this is translated from the coding sequence GGGCCGTTTATTGACGAGCACCTGATGGTCAAGATCGAAACGATGAACCGGGCCAACGACAAGAAGGTTGTACGCACTTGGTCGCGCCGCTCGACGATCCATCCCGACATGGTTGGACACACGATCGCAGTGCACAACGGCCGCAAGTTTATTCCCGTGTACATCTCCGAGAACATGGTCGGACACAAGTTGGGTGAATTCAGCCAGACGCGCAACTTCAAAGGTCACTCGGTAAAGGCAGCGGCAACGGAGACTGCAGCCAAGCCGGCTCCAGCGCCAGCACCGGCGAAATAA